One Kineococcus aurantiacus genomic window carries:
- the gatA gene encoding Asp-tRNA(Asn)/Glu-tRNA(Gln) amidotransferase subunit GatA — MSVNELVHWDATRLAEGLRAKVVSAEEVVQAHLDRIDAVDGPTSGPNPDGVHAFLHVDHDGALARARQIDADRAAGADLGPLAGVPIGVKDVLTTRGLPTTAGSRMLEGWVPPYDATVVRELHAAGLVVLGKTNMDEFAMGSTTEHSAFGETRNPWDPTRIPGGSGGGSAAALAAFEAPLTVGSDTGGSIRQPAAVTGTVGVKPTYGAVSRYGLIALASSLDQAGPCARTVMDTALLHAVIAGHDPYDSTSLPSAVPDVVGAARLGASGDLTGVRVGAVKELSGEGYEPGVVARFEEALEQFRAAGAEVVELSLPNIVHALAAYYLILPSEASSNLAKFDGMRYGLRVVPEGEGVTAETVMRATRAAGFGDEAKRRIILGTYALSAGYYDAYYGSAQKVRTLVQRDFDAAFGQVDVLVSPTAPTVAYKLGEKLDDPLAMYAGDVATIPANLAGIPGMSLPAGLSEGLPVGLQILAPQQADDRLYRVGAALETRLNDSWGGPLLAKIPTWQGVSA; from the coding sequence GTGAGCGTCAACGAGCTCGTCCACTGGGACGCCACCCGGCTCGCCGAGGGCCTGCGCGCCAAGGTCGTCTCGGCCGAGGAGGTCGTCCAGGCCCACCTGGACCGCATCGACGCCGTCGACGGCCCCACCTCCGGCCCCAACCCCGACGGCGTGCACGCCTTCCTGCACGTCGACCACGACGGCGCCCTGGCCCGCGCCCGGCAGATCGACGCCGACCGCGCCGCCGGCGCCGACCTCGGGCCCCTCGCCGGGGTCCCGATCGGCGTCAAGGACGTCCTGACCACCCGCGGTCTGCCCACCACGGCCGGGTCGCGCATGCTCGAGGGCTGGGTCCCGCCGTACGACGCCACCGTCGTGCGCGAGCTGCACGCCGCCGGTCTCGTCGTCCTCGGCAAGACCAACATGGACGAGTTCGCGATGGGCTCGACCACCGAGCACTCCGCCTTCGGCGAGACCCGCAACCCGTGGGACCCCACCCGCATCCCCGGCGGCTCCGGCGGCGGGTCCGCGGCGGCGCTCGCGGCCTTCGAGGCTCCGCTGACCGTCGGGTCGGACACCGGCGGCTCGATCCGCCAGCCGGCCGCGGTCACCGGCACCGTCGGCGTCAAGCCGACCTACGGCGCGGTCTCGCGGTACGGCCTCATCGCCCTGGCCAGCTCCCTGGACCAGGCCGGACCGTGCGCGCGGACCGTCATGGACACGGCGCTGCTGCACGCGGTCATCGCCGGCCACGACCCGTACGACTCCACCTCCCTGCCGTCCGCGGTCCCCGACGTCGTGGGGGCCGCGCGCCTCGGCGCGTCCGGGGACCTGACCGGCGTGCGGGTCGGCGCCGTGAAGGAGCTGTCCGGCGAGGGGTACGAACCCGGGGTCGTCGCGCGCTTCGAGGAGGCCCTCGAGCAGTTCCGCGCCGCCGGCGCCGAGGTCGTCGAGCTGAGCCTGCCGAACATCGTGCACGCCCTCGCCGCGTACTACCTCATCCTGCCGAGCGAGGCCTCCAGCAACCTCGCCAAGTTCGACGGCATGCGGTACGGCCTGCGCGTCGTGCCCGAGGGGGAGGGCGTGACGGCCGAGACCGTCATGCGCGCCACCCGCGCCGCCGGGTTCGGCGACGAGGCCAAGCGCCGCATCATCCTCGGCACCTACGCCCTGTCCGCGGGGTACTACGACGCCTACTACGGCAGCGCGCAGAAGGTCCGCACCCTGGTGCAGCGCGACTTCGACGCCGCGTTCGGGCAGGTCGACGTGCTCGTGTCCCCGACCGCCCCGACGGTCGCCTACAAGCTGGGGGAGAAGCTCGACGACCCGCTGGCGATGTACGCCGGGGACGTCGCGACGATCCCGGCGAACCTGGCCGGCATCCCCGGCATGTCCCTGCCCGCCGGCCTGTCCGAGGGCCTGCCGGTGGGGTTGCAGATCCTGGCCCCCCAGCAGGCCGACGACCGGCTGTACCGGGTCGGGGCGGCGCTGGAGACGCGGCTGAACGACTCGTGGGGCGGGCCGTTGCTCGCGAAGATCCCGACCTGGCAGGGGGTTTCGGCGTGA
- the mnmA gene encoding tRNA 2-thiouridine(34) synthase MnmA yields the protein MRVLAAMSGGVDSAVAAARAVDAGHEVVGVHMALNRNPGTLRTGSRGCCTIEDALDARRAADLLGIPFYVWDLSDDFVEDVVEDFVAEYAAGRTPNPCVRCNERIKFAALLDKGIALGFDAVATGHYARVVRGEDGTAQLHRAADAAKDQSYVLAVLDADQVAHALFPLGDAPTKAEVRAEAVRRGLPVADKPDSHDICFIPDGDTRGFLADKLGEAPGEVVDEDGRVLGTHAGTYGFTVGQRKGLGISRPAADGRPRYVLSIEPVRRTVTVGPAERLSVGALRAVDPVWNGPVPQGPAEVHVQVRAHGEPVPAVARLRDGELHVDLRTPLTGVAPGQTVAVYRGTRVLGSATIAGTTPAGTAPAGTASDGTASDGTASDGTASDGTASAGAGATTS from the coding sequence ATGCGCGTCCTGGCCGCCATGAGCGGCGGGGTGGACTCCGCGGTCGCCGCCGCCCGCGCCGTCGACGCCGGCCACGAGGTCGTCGGCGTCCACATGGCGCTGAACCGCAACCCCGGGACCCTGCGCACGGGCTCGCGGGGCTGCTGCACCATCGAGGACGCCCTCGACGCCCGCCGCGCCGCCGACCTGCTCGGCATCCCCTTCTACGTGTGGGACCTGTCCGACGACTTCGTCGAGGACGTCGTGGAGGACTTCGTCGCCGAGTACGCCGCGGGGCGCACCCCGAACCCGTGCGTGCGCTGCAACGAGCGCATCAAGTTCGCGGCCCTGCTGGACAAGGGGATCGCCCTGGGCTTCGACGCCGTCGCGACGGGGCACTACGCCCGGGTCGTCCGCGGCGAGGACGGCACCGCGCAGCTGCACCGGGCCGCCGACGCCGCCAAGGACCAGTCGTACGTGCTGGCCGTCCTGGACGCCGACCAGGTCGCCCACGCCCTGTTCCCCCTCGGCGACGCGCCCACCAAGGCCGAGGTGCGGGCCGAGGCCGTGCGCCGCGGGCTGCCGGTGGCCGACAAGCCCGACAGCCACGACATCTGCTTCATCCCCGACGGCGACACCCGCGGGTTCCTGGCCGACAAGCTCGGCGAGGCCCCCGGCGAGGTCGTCGACGAGGACGGGCGGGTCCTGGGGACCCACGCGGGCACGTACGGCTTCACCGTGGGCCAGCGCAAGGGCCTGGGCATCTCCCGGCCCGCCGCCGACGGCCGCCCCCGGTACGTGCTGAGCATCGAGCCGGTGCGCCGCACCGTGACCGTGGGCCCGGCCGAGCGGCTGTCCGTGGGCGCTCTGCGGGCCGTGGACCCCGTCTGGAACGGCCCGGTGCCGCAGGGCCCGGCGGAGGTCCACGTCCAGGTCCGCGCCCACGGCGAGCCCGTCCCCGCCGTCGCGCGGCTGCGCGACGGCGAGCTGCACGTGGACCTGCGCACCCCGCTGACCGGCGTGGCCCCCGGCCAGACGGTCGCGGTCTACCGCGGGACGCGGGTGCTGGGCTCGGCCACCATCGCCGGGACCACGCCCGCCGGGACCGCGCCCGCCGGGACCGCGTCCGACGGGACCGCGTCCGACGGGACCGCGTCCGACGGGACCGCGTCCGACGGGACCGCGTCCGCGGGGGCCGGTGCCACGACGTCCTGA
- the gatB gene encoding Asp-tRNA(Asn)/Glu-tRNA(Gln) amidotransferase subunit GatB, producing MTVELVDYDEAVASFDPVLGLEVHVELNTATKMFSGAPTEFGAEPNTQVDPTSLGLPGSMPVLNAKALESAIRIGLALNCSIAQSCRFARKNYFYPDMPKNFQTSQYDEPIAYDGYLDVDVPASEDGTKPAFTYRVLVERAHMEEDTGKSLHVGGSTGRIHGAEYSLVDYNRAGIPLIEIVTKPLEGTGDRAPDVARAYVAALRDLLRALDVSDVKMEQGSLRCDVNLSLRPTPQSPLGTRSETKNVNSLRSVERAVRYEVSRHAAVLRSGAKVVQETRHWHEDTGLTTSGREKSDAEDYRYFPEPDLVPIVPDRAWVEELRASLPEPPAQRRKRLHAEWGFSDLEFRDLVNAGALDVVEATVAAGASPAAARKWWSGELARRANADGVDLADLPVTPADVAELAGLVEAGKLTDRLAREALDGVLAGEGSVAQVVEARGLVVVQDDGALAAAVDKVLAANPDVVEKIRGGKAQAAGALIGQVMKEMQGKADAAKIRGLIAERVS from the coding sequence GTGACCGTGGAACTGGTCGACTACGACGAGGCGGTGGCGAGCTTCGACCCCGTCCTCGGGCTCGAGGTGCACGTCGAGCTGAACACCGCGACGAAGATGTTCTCCGGGGCCCCCACGGAGTTCGGCGCCGAGCCGAACACCCAGGTGGACCCGACGTCGCTGGGCCTGCCCGGGTCCATGCCGGTGCTGAACGCCAAGGCCCTGGAGTCGGCGATCCGCATCGGCCTGGCGCTGAACTGCTCCATCGCGCAGTCCTGCCGGTTCGCCCGGAAGAACTACTTCTACCCGGACATGCCGAAGAACTTCCAGACGTCGCAGTACGACGAGCCGATCGCCTACGACGGCTACCTCGACGTCGACGTCCCGGCGTCGGAGGACGGCACGAAGCCCGCCTTCACCTACCGCGTCCTCGTCGAGCGCGCGCACATGGAGGAGGACACCGGCAAGTCCCTGCACGTCGGCGGGTCGACGGGGCGCATCCACGGCGCGGAGTACTCCCTGGTGGACTACAACCGCGCGGGCATCCCGCTCATCGAGATCGTCACCAAGCCCCTGGAGGGCACCGGTGACCGCGCCCCCGACGTGGCCCGCGCCTACGTGGCGGCCCTGCGGGACCTGCTGCGCGCGCTCGACGTCTCGGACGTGAAGATGGAGCAGGGCTCGCTGCGCTGCGACGTGAACCTGTCGCTGCGCCCGACCCCGCAGTCCCCGCTGGGCACCCGCTCGGAGACGAAGAACGTCAACTCGCTGCGCTCGGTCGAGCGGGCCGTGCGCTACGAGGTGTCCCGGCACGCCGCGGTCCTGCGCTCGGGCGCGAAGGTCGTGCAGGAGACCCGGCACTGGCACGAGGACACCGGCCTGACGACCTCGGGCCGGGAGAAGTCCGACGCCGAGGACTACCGGTACTTCCCCGAACCCGACCTCGTGCCGATCGTCCCGGACCGGGCGTGGGTGGAGGAGCTGCGCGCCTCGCTGCCCGAGCCGCCGGCGCAGCGCCGCAAGCGGCTGCACGCCGAGTGGGGCTTCTCCGACCTGGAGTTCCGCGACCTCGTCAACGCCGGGGCCCTCGACGTCGTCGAGGCCACCGTCGCGGCGGGGGCCTCGCCCGCCGCGGCTCGCAAGTGGTGGTCCGGGGAACTGGCCCGCCGCGCCAACGCCGACGGCGTGGACCTGGCGGACCTGCCCGTCACCCCCGCCGACGTGGCCGAGCTGGCCGGGCTCGTCGAGGCCGGCAAGCTCACCGACCGCCTCGCCCGGGAGGCCCTCGACGGCGTGCTGGCCGGGGAGGGGTCGGTCGCGCAGGTCGTGGAGGCGCGCGGCCTCGTCGTCGTCCAGGACGACGGCGCGCTGGCCGCGGCCGTGGACAAGGTGCTGGCGGCCAACCCCGACGTGGTCGAGAAGATCCGCGGCGGGAAGGCGCAGGCCGCCGGGGCGCTCATCGGCCAGGTCATGAAGGAGATGCAGGGCAAGGCGGACGCGGCGAAGATCCGCGGGCTGATCGCCGAACGCGTCAGCTGA
- the ligA gene encoding NAD-dependent DNA ligase LigA — protein MFPVSDDSAIPPSARHRWEELVARIEAARFAYYVRNSSPLSDGQYDELERELRALEEEHPQLRTPDSPTQTVGGTFSTEFAAVDHPERMLSLDNAFSLDELSQWAARVEKEVGEGARYLCEPKIDGLAIDLVYEGGRLVRGVTRGDGRTGEDVTYNVRTIGDVPHELTGEGVPEFLEVRGEVFFHLDGFAAINAGLVEAGKPPFANPRNAAAGSLRQKDPRITATRPLRMLVHGIGARRGMENASQFEAYAKLAAWGLPTSPRVKVVDTLPEVADYVRFYGEHRHDVEHEIDGVVVKVDQVPLQRRLGTTSRAPRWAIAFKYPPEEVTTVLHDIQVNVGRTGRVTPFAVLEPVLVAGSTVKMATLHNADEVRRKGVLIGDTVVVRKAGDVIPEVLGPVVDSRTGDEREFVMPTVCPECGTPLARQKADDVDIRCPNTRSCPAQLRERVFHLAGRGSFDVEALGYEAATALLQAGVIEDEGDVFTLSEEDLARVPLFLTKAGTVSANGRKLLKNLDAAKDRPLWRVLVGLSIRHVGPTAARALASTFGSMEAIEAATAEEIAAAEGVGPTIAEAVVEWLAVDWHREVVRKWREAGVRMADERDESTPRTLEGLTVVVTGSLAGYSRDEAKEAILSRGGKASGSVSKKTDFVVVGEAAGSKADKAEQLGVRVLDEAGFTALLAGGPDAVPAAEPAPEPVPDPVPAAAPE, from the coding sequence ATGTTCCCCGTGAGCGACGACAGTGCGATCCCCCCGTCGGCCCGGCACCGCTGGGAGGAGCTCGTGGCCCGGATCGAGGCCGCGCGGTTCGCGTACTACGTGCGCAACTCCTCCCCGCTGAGCGACGGGCAGTACGACGAGCTGGAGCGGGAACTGCGCGCGCTCGAGGAGGAGCACCCGCAGCTGCGCACGCCGGACTCGCCCACCCAGACCGTCGGCGGCACGTTCTCCACCGAGTTCGCCGCCGTCGACCACCCCGAGCGCATGCTCAGCCTCGACAACGCCTTCTCCCTCGACGAGCTGTCGCAGTGGGCCGCACGCGTCGAGAAGGAGGTCGGCGAGGGCGCCCGGTACCTGTGCGAACCGAAGATCGACGGCCTGGCGATCGACCTGGTGTACGAGGGCGGCCGCCTCGTGCGCGGCGTCACGCGCGGCGACGGCCGGACGGGCGAGGACGTCACCTACAACGTCCGCACCATCGGCGACGTCCCGCACGAGCTCACGGGCGAGGGCGTGCCGGAGTTCCTCGAGGTGCGCGGGGAGGTGTTCTTCCACCTCGACGGTTTCGCCGCCATCAACGCCGGGCTCGTCGAGGCGGGGAAACCACCGTTCGCCAACCCCCGCAACGCCGCGGCGGGTTCGTTGCGGCAGAAGGACCCCCGCATCACCGCGACCCGCCCCCTGCGGATGCTCGTGCACGGCATCGGGGCCCGCCGGGGCATGGAGAACGCCTCCCAGTTCGAGGCGTACGCCAAGCTCGCGGCGTGGGGGCTGCCGACGTCCCCGCGCGTGAAGGTGGTCGACACCCTGCCCGAGGTCGCGGACTACGTCCGGTTCTACGGCGAGCACCGGCACGACGTCGAGCACGAGATCGACGGGGTCGTCGTGAAGGTCGACCAGGTGCCGTTGCAGCGCAGGCTGGGGACGACCTCGCGCGCGCCCCGGTGGGCCATCGCGTTCAAGTACCCGCCCGAGGAGGTCACGACGGTCCTGCACGACATCCAGGTCAACGTCGGCCGCACCGGGCGGGTCACCCCCTTCGCCGTCCTCGAACCCGTCCTGGTCGCCGGGTCCACCGTGAAGATGGCGACGCTGCACAACGCCGACGAGGTCAGGCGCAAGGGCGTCCTCATCGGCGACACCGTCGTCGTCCGCAAGGCCGGTGACGTCATCCCCGAGGTCCTCGGCCCCGTCGTGGACTCCCGCACCGGCGACGAGCGCGAGTTCGTCATGCCCACCGTCTGCCCCGAGTGCGGCACGCCGCTGGCCCGGCAGAAGGCCGACGACGTCGACATCCGCTGCCCCAACACCCGCAGCTGCCCCGCGCAGCTGCGCGAGCGCGTGTTCCACCTCGCCGGACGCGGTTCCTTCGACGTCGAGGCCCTCGGCTACGAGGCCGCCACCGCGCTGCTGCAGGCCGGGGTCATCGAGGACGAGGGCGACGTGTTCACGCTGTCCGAGGAGGACCTGGCGCGGGTCCCGCTGTTCCTGACCAAGGCCGGCACGGTCTCGGCCAACGGCCGCAAGCTCCTGAAGAACCTCGACGCCGCCAAGGACCGCCCGCTGTGGCGGGTCCTGGTGGGCCTGTCGATCCGGCACGTCGGTCCCACCGCGGCCCGCGCCCTGGCCTCGACGTTCGGGTCGATGGAGGCGATCGAGGCCGCCACGGCCGAGGAGATCGCCGCCGCCGAGGGGGTGGGTCCCACCATCGCCGAGGCCGTCGTGGAGTGGCTCGCCGTCGACTGGCACCGCGAGGTCGTGCGCAAGTGGCGCGAGGCCGGCGTCCGGATGGCCGACGAGCGCGACGAGTCGACCCCGCGCACCCTGGAGGGCCTGACGGTCGTCGTCACCGGCTCCCTGGCCGGGTACTCCCGCGACGAGGCCAAGGAGGCGATCCTGTCCCGCGGCGGCAAGGCGTCGGGCTCGGTGTCGAAGAAGACCGACTTCGTCGTCGTCGGCGAGGCGGCCGGGTCCAAGGCCGACAAGGCCGAGCAGCTCGGGGTGCGGGTCCTCGACGAGGCGGGGTTCACGGCGCTGCTGGCCGGTGGCCCGGACGCCGTGCCCGCCGCCGAACCCGCTCCCGAACCCGTTCCCGACCCCGTTCCCGCGGCCGCCCCCGAGTGA
- a CDS encoding alpha/beta fold hydrolase, with amino-acid sequence MHLRRPAVVGVLALTGSLLAAAPPASATPAPDPLVQAQREFEQRTPERFRDQQLAWAPCTTDQLGLLAGLTSGLECARVAVPRDWDDPEAGEPLHVTISRAPRTGPRPERTIVTNPGGPGGAGLSLAALGTQVPALAGTEVVGLDVRGTGASSAFTCGTGATDRLPDVRDRSPEALAATARAVRAVAQECSADPLAPVVNTQQTVHDVDLVRDALDRDTIDWVGYSGGTWLGTQFATHLPARVGRFVLDSTVDATAGYQEVFSYQPMAFQRRFDEDFTPWAAAGNGTYGLGATPQEVTATYEGLRAALVAHPLPTPTTTLDGNGLDTVVAQAMYGKAQFPVLAQTLSGLRTVLALRGDADLPVPAALQRLVTDLLERLSGPPGATRTMTATFAATTCNDSPWTTDQAFWDAYGTEQGRRYPLVGYAQSAQVCAAWDRTPVDLPTVDGADLPPLLIVQSRHDPATAYEGALQTHEALGSSVLVTVEDEGDHGLYGVGGNACVDDVVGAFLTDGTVPAGDLSCAGTGLPPVGGGAGEGVLAQVLRAARTGG; translated from the coding sequence GTGCACCTCCGCCGTCCAGCCGTCGTGGGCGTCCTGGCCCTGACCGGTTCGCTCCTGGCCGCCGCCCCACCGGCCTCGGCCACGCCCGCACCCGACCCCCTCGTGCAGGCCCAGCGCGAGTTCGAGCAGCGCACCCCCGAGCGGTTCCGCGACCAGCAGCTCGCCTGGGCGCCCTGCACCACCGACCAGCTCGGCCTCCTCGCCGGGCTGACGTCGGGGCTGGAGTGCGCGCGGGTGGCCGTCCCGCGCGACTGGGACGACCCGGAGGCGGGTGAGCCGCTGCACGTCACGATCAGCCGCGCGCCGCGCACGGGCCCGCGCCCCGAGCGCACGATCGTCACCAACCCCGGCGGGCCCGGCGGCGCGGGGCTGTCGCTGGCCGCCCTCGGGACGCAGGTGCCGGCGCTGGCCGGGACCGAGGTCGTCGGCCTCGACGTGCGGGGCACGGGCGCCAGCTCGGCGTTCACGTGCGGGACCGGCGCGACCGACCGGCTCCCCGACGTCCGCGACCGCTCCCCCGAGGCGCTCGCCGCGACGGCGCGGGCCGTGCGGGCCGTGGCGCAGGAGTGCTCGGCGGACCCGCTGGCCCCGGTCGTCAACACGCAGCAGACCGTCCACGACGTCGACCTGGTCCGCGACGCCCTGGACCGGGACACGATCGACTGGGTCGGGTACTCCGGCGGGACGTGGCTGGGCACGCAGTTCGCGACCCACCTGCCCGCCCGGGTCGGCCGGTTCGTCCTGGACTCCACGGTCGACGCGACGGCCGGCTACCAGGAGGTCTTCTCCTACCAGCCCATGGCGTTCCAGCGCCGGTTCGACGAGGACTTCACGCCGTGGGCCGCGGCCGGGAACGGCACGTACGGGCTGGGCGCGACCCCGCAGGAGGTCACGGCGACCTACGAGGGGCTGCGCGCCGCCCTCGTCGCCCACCCGCTGCCCACGCCGACGACGACCCTGGACGGCAACGGCCTCGACACCGTCGTGGCCCAGGCGATGTACGGCAAGGCGCAGTTCCCCGTCCTGGCGCAGACCTTGAGCGGTCTGCGGACCGTGCTGGCGCTGCGCGGCGACGCCGACCTGCCCGTCCCCGCCGCCCTCCAGCGGCTCGTGACGGACCTGCTCGAGCGGCTCAGCGGTCCCCCCGGAGCCACCCGGACGATGACGGCCACGTTCGCGGCGACGACGTGCAACGACAGCCCGTGGACCACCGACCAGGCCTTCTGGGACGCCTACGGGACCGAGCAGGGCCGCCGGTACCCGCTCGTCGGGTACGCCCAGAGCGCCCAGGTCTGCGCGGCGTGGGACCGCACGCCCGTCGACCTGCCGACCGTCGACGGCGCGGACCTGCCGCCGCTGCTCATCGTGCAGTCCCGCCACGACCCCGCCACCGCCTACGAGGGCGCGCTGCAGACGCACGAGGCGCTCGGCTCGTCGGTGCTGGTCACCGTCGAGGACGAGGGCGACCACGGCCTCTACGGCGTGGGCGGCAACGCGTGCGTCGACGACGTCGTGGGGGCGTTCCTCACCGACGGCACCGTCCCCGCCGGCGACCTGTCCTGCGCCGGCACCGGCCTGCCCCCCGTCGGCGGCGGCGCCGGGGAGGGCGTGCTGGCGCAGGTGCTGCGCGCCGCGCGGACGGGTGGGTGA
- the gatC gene encoding Asp-tRNA(Asn)/Glu-tRNA(Gln) amidotransferase subunit GatC: protein MSAITRPEVEHLARLARIDMTDEELDRMAGQLDAVLDAVAAVAKVATDDVPATSHPVPLTNVTRPDVVRPGLTAEEALAGAPAAEDGRFRVPMILGEEA from the coding sequence GTGTCCGCCATCACCCGTCCCGAGGTCGAGCACCTCGCGCGCCTGGCGCGCATCGACATGACCGACGAGGAGCTGGACCGCATGGCCGGCCAGCTCGACGCGGTCCTCGATGCCGTCGCGGCCGTCGCGAAGGTCGCCACCGACGACGTCCCCGCCACCTCCCACCCCGTGCCGCTGACCAACGTCACGCGCCCCGACGTCGTCCGCCCGGGGCTGACCGCCGAGGAGGCGCTCGCCGGCGCCCCCGCGGCGGAGGACGGCCGGTTCCGGGTCCCGATGATCCTGGGGGAGGAGGCGTGA
- a CDS encoding DUF445 family protein: MSSPHPAPALGHAVPGGLTDGVSDAERRASLRRMRLLATGLLALAAVVYAVTVGRGGGWGFVNAAAEAAMVGAVADWFAVTAIFRHPLRLPIPHTALIPRRKDALGKSLEQFVAENFLAEDVVRDKVARAGIPRRVGSWLTDRGGSARVVEEAATVLTGALGILRDEEVTAVIDQVLVRRLAAQSWSPTLGRLLEEVVRDGTHHPVVDLTLTEVQTWLRGNEHLVRRMVTDRAPLWAPDWLNDRLGKRVYTEAQTWVDDVVADRGHAGRKAIDDLLARYADALQHDPDTRAKADEFQQRLLGSPGLADTVAGLWSSVRGFLLEALADPRSSLRVRSEEALVDVGHRLVTDEAFALRVEGHLTDAAGHVVRRFAPELATVISDTVARWDGQDAAQRIELHVGRDLQFIRINGTVVGGLVGLLIHAVTVLLG, from the coding sequence GTGAGCAGCCCCCACCCCGCCCCCGCGCTCGGTCACGCCGTCCCCGGCGGTCTCACCGACGGGGTCTCCGACGCCGAGCGCCGCGCGAGCCTTCGCCGGATGCGGCTGCTGGCCACCGGGCTCCTCGCGCTGGCCGCCGTCGTGTACGCCGTGACGGTCGGGCGCGGGGGCGGGTGGGGGTTCGTCAACGCGGCGGCCGAGGCCGCCATGGTCGGGGCCGTCGCCGACTGGTTCGCCGTGACCGCGATCTTCCGGCACCCGCTGCGGCTGCCGATCCCGCACACGGCGCTCATCCCGCGCCGCAAGGACGCCCTGGGCAAGAGCCTGGAGCAGTTCGTCGCCGAGAACTTCCTCGCCGAGGACGTCGTGCGGGACAAGGTCGCGCGGGCCGGGATCCCCCGCCGGGTGGGGTCGTGGCTGACCGACCGCGGCGGGTCGGCCCGCGTGGTGGAGGAGGCCGCGACGGTCCTGACGGGCGCGCTGGGGATCCTGCGCGACGAGGAGGTCACCGCCGTCATCGACCAGGTCCTCGTGCGGCGGCTGGCCGCGCAGTCGTGGAGCCCGACGCTGGGCCGGCTGCTGGAGGAGGTCGTCCGCGACGGCACCCACCACCCCGTCGTGGACCTCACCCTCACCGAGGTCCAGACGTGGCTGCGCGGCAACGAGCACCTCGTGCGCCGCATGGTCACCGACCGGGCCCCGCTGTGGGCGCCGGACTGGCTCAACGACCGGCTCGGCAAGCGCGTCTACACCGAGGCCCAGACGTGGGTGGACGACGTCGTGGCCGACCGCGGGCACGCCGGCCGCAAGGCCATCGACGACCTCCTGGCCCGCTACGCCGACGCCCTGCAGCACGACCCGGACACCCGGGCCAAGGCCGACGAGTTCCAGCAGCGGCTGCTGGGCTCCCCCGGCCTGGCCGACACCGTCGCGGGCCTGTGGTCCAGCGTGCGGGGGTTCCTGCTGGAGGCGCTGGCCGACCCGCGGTCCTCGCTGCGCGTCCGCAGCGAGGAGGCGCTCGTCGACGTCGGGCACCGGCTCGTGACCGACGAGGCGTTCGCGCTGCGCGTCGAGGGGCACCTCACCGACGCGGCCGGGCACGTGGTGCGCCGCTTCGCCCCCGAGCTGGCGACCGTCATCTCCGACACCGTCGCGCGCTGGGACGGGCAGGACGCGGCCCAGCGCATCGAGCTGCACGTCGGGCGGGACCTGCAGTTCATCCGGATCAACGGGACGGTCGTGGGCGGGCTCGTGGGTCTGCTGATCCACGCCGTCACCGTGCTGCTGGGGTGA
- a CDS encoding GNAT family N-acetyltransferase: MTDPTFREATAADVPAVVALVESAYRGESSRAGWTTEADLLAGQRTDAGGIGAVVDAPGSVLLLAERDGALVGCCELRQVGQVAYFGTFAVDPAAQGGGIGRRLLTRADAEAVRRWGASALEMTVIVQRADLIAWYERLGFTATGERRPFPYGDERFGRPLRDDLEFVVLRRPTAPTT, from the coding sequence GTGACTGACCCGACGTTCCGCGAGGCGACCGCGGCCGACGTGCCCGCCGTGGTGGCGCTCGTGGAGTCCGCCTACCGGGGGGAGTCCAGCCGCGCGGGCTGGACGACGGAGGCGGACCTGCTGGCGGGGCAGCGCACCGACGCCGGGGGGATCGGCGCCGTCGTCGACGCCCCGGGGTCGGTGCTGCTGCTGGCCGAGCGCGACGGCGCGCTCGTCGGCTGCTGCGAGCTGCGGCAGGTCGGGCAGGTGGCCTACTTCGGCACGTTCGCGGTGGACCCGGCCGCGCAGGGCGGCGGCATCGGCCGCCGGCTGCTCACCCGCGCCGACGCCGAGGCCGTCCGGCGCTGGGGCGCGAGCGCCCTGGAGATGACGGTCATCGTCCAGCGCGCCGACCTCATCGCCTGGTACGAGCGGCTCGGTTTCACCGCGACCGGCGAGCGGCGCCCGTTCCCCTACGGGGACGAGCGGTTCGGCCGGCCGTTGCGCGACGACCTGGAGTTCGTGGTCCTGCGCCGGCCGACCGCCCCCACGACGTGA